A single Eulemur rufifrons isolate Redbay chromosome 9, OSU_ERuf_1, whole genome shotgun sequence DNA region contains:
- the RTN4RL1 gene encoding reticulon-4 receptor-like 1, with amino-acid sequence MLRKGCCVELLLLLLAGELPLGGGCPQDCVCYPAPMTVSCQAHNFAAIPEGIPVDSERIFLQNNRITLLQQGHFSPAMVTLWIYSNNITFIDPNTFEGFVHLEELDLGDNRQLRTLAPETFQGLVKLHALYLYKCGLSALPAGIFSGLHSLQYLYLQDNHIEYLQDDIFVDLVNLSHLFLHGNKLWSLGQDTFRGLVNLDRLLLHENQLQWVHHRAFHDLRRLTTLFLFNNSLSELQGECLAPLGALEFLRLNGNAWDCGCRARSLWEWLQRFRGSSSAVPCVSPEVRHGQDLKLLRAEDFRNCTGPVSPHQIKSHTLSTDRAARKEHHPPHGPTRDKGHPHGHAPGSRPGYKKQGKNCTSHRNRNQISKAGAGKQAHELQDYAPDYQHKFSFDIMPTGRPKRKGKCARRTPIRTPSGVQQASSGSSLGASLLAWILGLAVTLR; translated from the coding sequence GGTGCTGTGTggaactgctgctgctgctgctggccggAGAGCTGCCCCTGGGCGGCGGCTGCCCGCAGGACTGCGTGTGCTACCCGGCACCCATGACGGTCAGCTGCCAGGCACACAATTTTGCTGCCATCCCCGAGGGCATCCCTGTGGACAGCGAGCGCATCTTCCTGCAGAACAACCGCATCACCCTCCTCCAGCAGGGCCACTTCAGCCCTGCCATGGTCACCCTGTGGATCTACTCCAACAACATCACCTTCATCGACCCCAACACCTTCGAGGGCTTTGTGCACCTGGAGGAGCTGGACCTCGGTGACAACCGGCAGCTACGGACGCTGGCGCCGGAGACCTTCCAGGGCCTGGTGAAGCTCCACGCCCTCTACCTCTATAAGTGTGGGCTCAGCGCCCTGCCGGCAGGCATCTTTAGTGGCCTGCACAGCCTGCAGTACCTCTACCTGCAGGACAACCACATCGAGTACCTCCAGGACGACATCTTCGTGGACCTGGTCAACCTCAGCCACCTGTTTCTCCATGGCAACAAGCTGTGGAGCCTGGGCCAGGACACCTTCCGGGGCCTGGTGAACCTGGACCGTCTGCTGCTGCACGAGAACCAGCTGCAGTGGGTCCACCACCGGGCTTTCCACGACCTCCGCAGGCTGACCACCCTCTTCCTCTTCAACAACAGCCTCTCAGAGCTCCAGGGCGAATGCCTGGCTCCTCTGGGGGCCCTGGAGTTCCTCCGTCTCAACGGGAATGCCTGGGACTGTGGCTGCCGGGCGCGCTCCCTGTGGGAATGGCTGCAGAGGTTCCGAGGCTCCAGCTCCGCTGTCCCCTGCGTGTCCCCCGAGGTGCGGCATGGCCAGGACCTGAAGCTGCTGAGGGCCGAGGACTTCCGAAACTGCACGGGGCCGGTGTCCCCGCACCAGATCAAGTCACACACACTCAGCACCGACAGGGCGGCCCGCAAGGAGCACCACCCGCCCCATGGCCCCACCAGGGACAAGGGCCACCCACATGGCCATGCTCCTGGCTCCCGGCCGGGCTACAAGAAGCAAGGCAAGAACTGCACCAGCCACAGAAACCGCAACCAGATCTCTAAGGCGGGCGCCGGGAAACAGGCCCACGAGCTGCAGGACTACGCCCCTGACTACCAGCACAAGTTCAGCTTTGACATCATGCCCACTGGACGGCCCAAGAGGAAGGGCAAGTGTGCCCGCAGGACCCCCATCCGCACCCCCAGCGGGGTGCAGCAGGCCTCTTCGGGAAGTTCCCTGGGGGCCTCGCTCCTGGCTTGGATACTGGGGCTGGCAGTCACGCTCCGCTGA